The following are encoded in a window of Mycolicibacterium tusciae JS617 genomic DNA:
- a CDS encoding type I restriction-modification system subunit M, translating to MADAANNGTTARIVWDTADKYLRHIVDEEDYGDYILPFTVLRRLECMLGDTKQEVTAFVASLAGMPPHLIDIAVKDKFGLSFYNVSPLDLATIASVDDNVHKSLQSYIDGFSNNIADIWTSFEFNRRAKVLADANRLHSVVKHFSKLDLSPKELANTAMGDVFEDVMYRAFNKKGKAAGNFYTPRDAIKLMVDILITNDDDGLAGESALRSIYDPTAGSGGMLLVAQDALKRMNGKIDVTLYGQELMPSAFALGKADLLIQGGRPDAIKQGNTLIEDLYADQTFDYVLSNPPFGNDWEADEKAVKEQAKVHGSRFSHGLPGTSDGQMLFLAHCASKLSPAAKNGQGGRAAVVSNQSPLFNSDNGPNSIRQWLLEEDLIDAIIGLPTSMFYGTGIATYVWILDTNKDPDRKGKIQLIDGSGQWDSMRKPMGDKRREMGKNHRKTLMEAYKAFDQADPAISRVMTPEDFRFRDVPVYKQARFGTCYSDAVVESLRSRRDFTEDHVGILRSLDGTPWNDLPKALPEAAKVAGVKASVGLVDAAMKAMAVQDDSAPPAVDRKGQPVVAGDWKLTERVPLSEDLTEHMEHEVMPYAPDAMWDESKAKHGTDIPFTRIFYVPEEPRPLAAIDADVQKLMSELAEMFTTVSNE from the coding sequence TTGGCTGACGCAGCAAACAACGGGACGACCGCACGGATCGTGTGGGACACCGCCGACAAGTACCTCCGACACATAGTCGACGAGGAGGACTACGGCGACTACATCCTCCCGTTCACGGTGCTCCGCCGGCTGGAGTGCATGCTCGGGGACACCAAGCAAGAGGTGACTGCGTTCGTCGCCTCACTTGCCGGGATGCCGCCACATCTGATCGACATCGCGGTGAAGGACAAGTTCGGGCTGAGCTTCTACAACGTCTCACCGCTCGACCTCGCCACGATCGCATCGGTCGACGACAACGTGCACAAGTCCCTGCAGAGCTACATCGACGGCTTCTCCAACAACATCGCCGACATCTGGACCTCCTTCGAGTTCAACCGCCGCGCGAAGGTTCTCGCCGACGCCAACCGCCTCCACTCCGTGGTGAAGCACTTCTCGAAGCTCGACCTGTCGCCGAAGGAACTCGCCAACACCGCGATGGGCGATGTCTTCGAGGACGTGATGTACCGGGCCTTCAACAAGAAGGGGAAGGCCGCGGGCAACTTCTACACCCCGCGCGATGCGATCAAGCTCATGGTGGACATCTTGATCACCAACGACGACGATGGCCTCGCGGGCGAGAGTGCCTTGCGCTCAATCTACGACCCGACCGCCGGCTCCGGCGGCATGCTTCTCGTCGCGCAGGACGCGCTCAAGCGGATGAACGGAAAGATCGACGTCACGCTCTACGGGCAAGAACTCATGCCGTCGGCGTTCGCCCTCGGCAAAGCCGACCTGCTGATCCAGGGCGGCCGACCGGACGCGATCAAGCAGGGCAACACCCTCATCGAGGATCTGTACGCGGATCAGACCTTCGACTACGTGCTCTCCAATCCGCCGTTCGGTAACGACTGGGAGGCAGACGAGAAGGCGGTCAAGGAACAGGCCAAAGTGCACGGGTCGCGCTTCAGTCACGGTCTACCGGGTACCAGTGACGGTCAGATGTTGTTCCTGGCGCACTGCGCATCGAAGCTCAGCCCCGCGGCGAAGAACGGTCAGGGTGGCCGCGCTGCGGTTGTCTCGAACCAGTCGCCGCTGTTCAACAGCGACAACGGGCCAAACTCGATCCGTCAGTGGCTCCTCGAAGAAGACCTGATCGACGCGATCATCGGGCTGCCCACGAGCATGTTCTACGGCACCGGTATCGCGACATATGTCTGGATCCTGGACACGAACAAGGATCCTGACCGAAAGGGCAAGATCCAGCTGATCGACGGATCGGGCCAGTGGGACTCCATGCGGAAACCGATGGGTGACAAGCGCCGCGAGATGGGGAAGAACCATCGGAAAACGCTGATGGAGGCGTACAAGGCGTTTGATCAGGCTGACCCTGCGATCTCTCGCGTGATGACTCCCGAGGACTTCAGGTTCCGCGACGTGCCCGTGTACAAGCAGGCACGGTTCGGGACGTGCTACAGCGACGCAGTCGTTGAATCGTTGCGCAGTCGTCGGGACTTCACCGAGGATCACGTCGGGATCCTGCGTTCCCTCGACGGCACCCCTTGGAACGATCTTCCGAAGGCGTTACCTGAGGCCGCGAAGGTTGCAGGGGTGAAGGCCTCAGTTGGTTTGGTTGACGCCGCGATGAAGGCGATGGCGGTGCAGGATGACTCCGCACCACCCGCGGTAGACCGGAAGGGCCAGCCGGTCGTCGCCGGTGATTGGAAGCTGACTGAGCGTGTGCCGCTAAGCGAGGATCTGACCGAGCACATGGAGCACGAAGTAATGCCGTATGCGCCTGACGCTATGTGGGACGAGAGCAAGGCTAAGCACGGCACGGACATCCCCTTCACGCGGATCTTTTACGTGCCCGAAGAGCCCCGGCCGCTTGCGGCAATCGACGCGGACGTGCAGAAACTCATGAGTGAGCTCGCCGAGATGTTCACGACGGTGAGTAACGAATGA
- a CDS encoding type I restriction endonuclease subunit S — MTKFGYHFRESDERNGSNPVGKLLSISEYRGVEINTRTDGQKASLDISKYRVVRPKQLAANMMWLNHGGIGVSSLTGHISPDYKVFHISDSFEPRYVHHLFRSPRYVGYFAAIATGVRPNAQRVTKTVLDATPVPLPSLVEQTRIADYLDRETREIDAMLSRMNELVASLRERKAGVIQRETVDRDGVFTRLKFRADVSLGKTVQGSQKQDDESFVNYVRAASIQHHGLELDDQRMWMTDDELAKYDLRTDDVLIVEGGAGYGRSVVLEADMPGWGFQNHVIRVRPQGDADGRFLDYCVKGHYSAGLIDVMVDGATIPALSSEKARELPIPDLDLDEQIKIADQLDEATAQVDAMLAKVADLKALLLERRAALITDVVTGRNEVA; from the coding sequence GTGACCAAGTTTGGCTATCATTTCAGAGAGAGTGACGAGAGAAACGGATCTAATCCTGTCGGTAAATTGCTTTCAATCTCCGAGTATCGAGGCGTTGAAATCAACACCAGGACGGACGGCCAGAAAGCCTCGCTTGACATTTCGAAATATCGTGTAGTTCGACCTAAACAGCTTGCCGCGAATATGATGTGGCTAAATCATGGAGGCATTGGCGTATCGTCGCTGACCGGGCACATCAGTCCTGACTACAAGGTTTTCCACATATCCGATAGTTTTGAGCCCCGTTACGTACACCACCTCTTCCGTAGTCCGCGGTATGTCGGCTACTTCGCGGCTATCGCCACGGGCGTGCGCCCAAACGCTCAACGTGTTACGAAGACGGTGCTGGATGCAACTCCAGTGCCGTTGCCGTCGCTGGTCGAACAAACGCGCATCGCGGACTACCTTGACCGCGAGACCCGTGAAATCGACGCAATGCTCAGCCGGATGAATGAACTAGTTGCGTCGCTTCGTGAGCGGAAGGCGGGCGTCATCCAACGTGAAACAGTCGATCGCGACGGCGTCTTCACACGCTTGAAGTTCCGAGCCGACGTCTCCCTTGGCAAGACCGTGCAGGGTTCCCAGAAGCAGGACGACGAGAGCTTCGTGAACTATGTTCGCGCAGCTTCAATCCAGCACCACGGCCTCGAACTCGACGACCAGCGCATGTGGATGACAGACGACGAGCTCGCGAAGTATGACCTGCGGACCGACGACGTGTTAATTGTCGAAGGCGGAGCCGGTTACGGGAGAAGCGTCGTGCTGGAGGCGGACATGCCTGGATGGGGGTTTCAGAACCACGTAATCCGCGTACGCCCGCAGGGTGATGCTGACGGGCGCTTTCTTGACTACTGTGTCAAGGGCCATTACTCGGCCGGGCTGATCGATGTGATGGTCGATGGTGCAACGATTCCCGCGCTATCGTCAGAGAAAGCTCGTGAGCTTCCGATTCCGGATCTCGACCTCGACGAGCAGATCAAGATTGCGGATCAGCTGGACGAAGCGACGGCCCAAGTCGACGCCATGCTCGCGAAGGTCGCTGACCTCAAGGCGCTGCTCCTGGAGCGCCGCGCAGCACTCATCACCGACGTCGTCACCGGCCGGAATGAGGTCGCGTGA
- a CDS encoding type I restriction endonuclease subunit R produces the protein MGDAQLMESEFERNLCAELSERGWLYENEGRPTGWDIGLAMIPADVLHWLATQYPDEYEKAIPADLVDEQKTAAERKLLQHITKELAKQTKMDATTGHPIGGLLGVLRKGFTYAQVGRPAAKFGPMMEFPPANPNLTEVIEAADSVRLRVLRQVRFDTATNETIDVVLLANGLPVVTLELKTDNTQTVNHAIRQYKEDRRPGKNRALLAPGRALVHFAVSNDLVYMTTKLEGEDTVFLPFNQGSEGHEGNPPSGTGSSTNYLWREILARPTFMRILKDFALFEPSKSGKKDGQLVFPRFHQLRAVERVVGDIEANGTGKRYLVWHSAGSGKTKTIAWLSHRLIRHMSADSQSTFDSVIVVTDRNVLDENIRHDMHLVQSSKGLVVSVGEKSGAKSPQLKKALVEGDHIITCTLQTFPEVMKLIEDTEELRGRRWAVIADEAHSSQSGSAAKKLKELLVDVDLDPDDEDISADDLLLAKDSAIAASSNITFVALTATPKAKTLRLFGTERDGRWEAFDTYTMAQAIEEGFILDVLTNYSTYDMFLRVKNAVEGDGSETEIQVDTGEAVTAIVRYARLHPTAIAQKVRVVIEHFRRNVMHLLGGEAKAMVVTSSRMEALSWSKKMNAYLDERGYTDMRTLVAFSGSLTDEDIAESVTEVSLNGRSDVARAFREEGIFRVLIAANKFQTGFDEPRLVAMYVDKKLSGVATVQTLSRLNRLYPGKTAPMVVDFRNSPASIEEDFKLYYSDAHVEGDVDPNALYTLADRLDVAWFYTGDELKAVADAYLQDAGGEAIAKALSPIKNRWTGQLRQAVLKKDKARREELVSFRADVLGYRNAWQFLSQIVDYQDPDLHRRAILATLLGRNLRLDGNDHDDSYLDGVQLSGVKLVPSAINENRSLSEGSSDGIRLPDFDGERKGSGTPKRGPLGEAIDKVNEMFRAKGVDVSPASVAGFITTFWGFLDANEEAVAMAKNNTLAQLKASDGFSGAVGIAVLKTVSESQEIQSYMTDPAFLGQISEIAADALHAEYNSRHMAEVGGKSPEAP, from the coding sequence ATGGGCGATGCGCAGCTGATGGAGTCGGAGTTCGAGCGCAACCTCTGCGCGGAGCTCTCGGAGCGCGGATGGCTGTACGAGAACGAGGGCAGGCCGACGGGTTGGGACATCGGCCTGGCGATGATACCCGCCGATGTTCTGCACTGGCTCGCAACCCAGTACCCCGACGAGTACGAGAAGGCCATACCTGCAGACCTTGTCGACGAACAGAAGACCGCAGCCGAGCGGAAACTACTGCAGCACATAACCAAAGAGCTGGCCAAGCAGACGAAGATGGACGCCACCACGGGCCACCCCATCGGCGGTCTGCTCGGCGTGCTGCGCAAGGGCTTCACCTACGCCCAAGTCGGTCGCCCCGCCGCGAAGTTCGGGCCGATGATGGAGTTCCCGCCCGCCAACCCCAACCTCACCGAGGTGATAGAGGCCGCGGACTCGGTGCGACTACGCGTCCTGCGGCAGGTGCGTTTCGACACCGCGACCAACGAGACCATCGACGTAGTGCTCCTCGCGAACGGCCTGCCGGTCGTGACGCTGGAGCTGAAGACCGACAACACCCAGACGGTCAATCACGCAATCCGCCAGTACAAGGAGGACCGCCGGCCCGGGAAGAACCGGGCACTGCTCGCGCCCGGCCGTGCCTTGGTGCACTTCGCGGTGTCGAACGACCTCGTCTACATGACCACGAAGCTGGAGGGCGAGGACACGGTGTTCCTGCCCTTCAACCAGGGCAGCGAAGGCCATGAGGGCAATCCGCCGTCGGGCACCGGGTCGTCGACGAACTACCTGTGGCGCGAGATCCTCGCCCGCCCGACATTCATGCGCATCCTGAAGGACTTCGCGCTGTTCGAGCCGAGCAAGTCCGGCAAGAAGGACGGCCAGCTGGTTTTCCCGCGCTTCCACCAGCTGCGCGCGGTCGAACGCGTCGTCGGCGACATCGAGGCGAACGGGACTGGAAAGCGCTACCTGGTCTGGCACTCGGCCGGCTCCGGCAAGACGAAGACGATTGCGTGGTTGAGTCACCGGCTGATCCGGCACATGAGCGCGGACTCGCAGTCGACGTTCGACTCGGTCATCGTCGTCACCGACCGCAATGTGCTTGATGAGAACATCCGCCACGACATGCACCTGGTGCAGTCCAGCAAGGGCTTGGTCGTCAGCGTCGGGGAGAAGTCGGGGGCGAAGTCACCCCAGCTGAAGAAGGCACTCGTCGAGGGTGACCACATCATCACCTGCACCCTGCAGACGTTCCCCGAGGTCATGAAGCTGATCGAGGACACCGAGGAACTGCGCGGCCGGCGCTGGGCGGTGATCGCTGATGAGGCGCACTCCTCGCAGTCAGGTTCCGCAGCGAAGAAGCTGAAGGAGCTCCTGGTCGATGTCGACCTCGATCCGGACGACGAAGACATCAGCGCTGATGACCTACTGCTGGCGAAGGACTCGGCGATCGCCGCATCCAGCAACATCACCTTCGTGGCGCTCACCGCTACCCCGAAGGCGAAGACTCTGCGACTGTTCGGCACCGAGCGCGACGGCCGCTGGGAAGCCTTCGACACGTACACGATGGCGCAGGCCATCGAGGAGGGCTTCATCCTCGACGTGCTCACCAACTACTCCACGTACGACATGTTCCTCCGGGTGAAGAACGCGGTGGAAGGCGATGGGTCCGAAACCGAGATACAGGTCGATACCGGCGAGGCGGTCACCGCCATCGTGCGTTACGCCCGCCTCCATCCGACGGCTATTGCCCAGAAGGTCCGAGTCGTCATCGAACACTTCCGCCGGAATGTCATGCACTTGCTCGGCGGCGAGGCGAAGGCGATGGTCGTCACGAGTTCGCGCATGGAGGCGCTGAGCTGGTCAAAAAAGATGAATGCTTACCTCGACGAGCGGGGTTACACCGACATGAGGACGTTGGTCGCCTTCTCGGGCTCGCTTACGGATGAAGACATCGCGGAATCCGTCACCGAGGTCTCGCTCAACGGTCGAAGCGACGTCGCCCGGGCATTCCGCGAGGAAGGAATTTTCCGTGTCCTCATCGCTGCGAATAAGTTCCAGACCGGCTTCGACGAACCCCGGCTCGTGGCGATGTACGTGGACAAAAAGCTCTCCGGCGTCGCCACAGTACAGACCCTCTCACGGCTGAACCGTTTGTACCCTGGCAAGACTGCGCCGATGGTCGTCGACTTCCGTAATTCCCCTGCCAGCATCGAAGAGGACTTCAAGCTCTATTATTCTGACGCGCACGTCGAGGGAGATGTTGACCCGAACGCTCTCTACACTCTTGCCGATCGTCTCGACGTTGCCTGGTTCTACACCGGTGACGAACTCAAGGCGGTCGCCGATGCCTACCTTCAGGATGCCGGCGGAGAAGCGATCGCAAAGGCGCTCTCGCCCATCAAGAACCGATGGACGGGACAGCTGAGGCAGGCGGTGCTGAAGAAGGACAAAGCTCGACGCGAAGAGTTGGTGAGCTTCCGTGCCGACGTGCTCGGATACCGTAACGCCTGGCAGTTCCTTAGTCAGATCGTCGATTACCAAGACCCCGACCTGCACCGCAGAGCAATACTCGCGACGCTGCTGGGACGAAACCTGCGCCTAGACGGCAACGACCACGACGACAGCTACCTCGACGGTGTGCAGCTCTCGGGCGTGAAGCTTGTGCCGTCCGCGATAAACGAAAACCGCTCGCTGAGCGAGGGGAGCAGCGACGGCATCCGACTTCCGGACTTCGACGGAGAGCGAAAAGGCTCCGGGACACCCAAGCGAGGGCCACTCGGTGAGGCGATCGACAAGGTGAACGAGATGTTCCGGGCTAAGGGCGTCGATGTGAGCCCTGCAAGCGTCGCCGGTTTCATCACGACCTTCTGGGGATTCCTCGACGCGAACGAAGAGGCGGTGGCGATGGCGAAGAACAACACCCTGGCGCAGCTGAAGGCATCCGACGGGTTCAGCGGGGCCGTGGGGATAGCCGTGCTGAAGACAGTGAGCGAATCGCAGGAGATCCAGTCCTACATGACCGACCCGGCATTCCTCGGGCAGATCTCGGAAATTGCTGCGGACGCACTTCACGCCGAATACAACTCCCGACATATGGCAGAGGTCGGCGGTAAATCTCCGGAGGCGCCATGA
- a CDS encoding helix-turn-helix domain-containing protein translates to MTESPQSLGEVGRAVLDQRRKRRWSQTKLGHEAGVSRPTIARIERGDDVSVATLAKVTAAVGLTVRIEAST, encoded by the coding sequence ATGACCGAGTCGCCGCAGAGCCTTGGAGAGGTTGGACGCGCTGTTCTTGATCAACGCCGCAAACGGCGGTGGTCTCAGACAAAGCTCGGCCACGAGGCCGGGGTGTCTCGCCCGACGATTGCCCGGATTGAACGCGGTGACGATGTCTCGGTTGCGACGCTGGCGAAAGTGACGGCGGCCGTAGGGCTCACAGTTCGCATCGAGGCCTCCACATAG
- a CDS encoding NUDIX hydrolase: protein MAATPKYSVSVAGIVVRDDDRVLVIKRDDNGHWEAPGGVLELDESFEAGVQREVLEETGLEVTVERLTGVYKNMTHGIVALVYRCQPLGGDPHATEEAREIRWMTKEEVQSAMVPAFGVRVLDAFEESPQSRAHDGVELVGG, encoded by the coding sequence ATGGCCGCCACACCGAAGTACTCGGTCAGCGTTGCAGGGATCGTGGTCCGCGATGACGACCGGGTTCTGGTCATCAAGCGGGACGACAACGGCCATTGGGAGGCGCCCGGGGGAGTCCTGGAACTCGACGAATCGTTCGAGGCGGGTGTTCAGCGCGAGGTGCTCGAAGAGACCGGCCTCGAGGTCACCGTCGAACGTCTTACGGGTGTTTACAAGAATATGACCCACGGGATCGTTGCTTTGGTGTACCGCTGCCAGCCCCTCGGGGGTGACCCTCACGCTACTGAGGAGGCACGCGAAATCCGTTGGATGACAAAGGAAGAAGTGCAGTCAGCGATGGTTCCGGCGTTTGGTGTGCGTGTGCTGGATGCTTTTGAAGAGTCGCCGCAGTCGCGGGCGCATGACGGGGTTGAACTTGTAGGGGGATAG
- a CDS encoding GntR family transcriptional regulator has protein sequence MLQLGQIDRADDKPPYRQIAGMLREAISSGQLDAGERLPSEAELIKHFGVARMTVRQAMQVLGGEGLVITQHGRGVFVRSTPPIHRLASDRFARRHRASGKAAFTVEAEKSGYTPQVDNVTVTREKPNLLAAEHLRLGSDDDVVVRSRRYLADGRPVETAISYIPVAFAQGTKIEQVDTGPGGIYARLEEAGHTLARFTEEVGARMPTPEERRVLLLPAGVPVLTVVRTAYDTNDVAVEVCDTVKVASAYLLEYDFSAR, from the coding sequence GTGCTGCAACTTGGCCAGATCGACCGGGCGGACGACAAGCCGCCGTATCGGCAGATCGCCGGCATGTTGCGCGAAGCAATCAGCTCCGGCCAGCTAGACGCAGGGGAACGCCTACCGTCCGAGGCCGAATTGATCAAGCACTTCGGCGTGGCACGCATGACCGTCAGACAGGCAATGCAAGTGCTCGGCGGCGAAGGATTGGTGATCACCCAACATGGCCGCGGTGTTTTCGTGCGCTCTACGCCACCCATCCACAGGCTAGCTTCAGATCGCTTTGCCCGTCGACACCGCGCAAGCGGCAAAGCAGCCTTTACTGTCGAAGCCGAGAAGTCGGGTTACACACCACAGGTCGACAATGTGACCGTGACGCGCGAGAAGCCCAATCTCCTTGCTGCTGAACATCTTCGACTAGGATCAGACGACGACGTTGTCGTCCGATCACGGCGCTACCTCGCTGATGGCCGGCCAGTCGAAACCGCGATCTCGTACATTCCTGTGGCATTCGCCCAGGGCACTAAGATCGAACAGGTAGACACCGGTCCTGGCGGCATTTACGCGCGACTTGAAGAAGCCGGCCACACCCTCGCCCGTTTCACCGAGGAAGTCGGCGCCCGGATGCCCACCCCCGAAGAGCGCCGCGTCTTGCTACTCCCGGCAGGCGTACCCGTCCTGACGGTGGTCCGGACGGCCTACGACACCAATGACGTAGCCGTCGAAGTATGCGACACCGTGAAGGTCGCATCCGCCTACCTGCTCGAATACGACTTCTCCGCGCGCTGA
- a CDS encoding FtsK/SpoIIIE domain-containing protein: MNPDPFAPVDPDTSLRFDHLLHLLTNLALCVTAVVVITSAVLIFWRLRSPETYEERFATPARLLRWRLWAHFSWQKLCKRCGLSASEQVTRRDNEGHQITSTRWFHPKLLGTDVSRTTLRLTVRARMGQTVEDLERAVPAIRDAAGAHSARSVVVAPGTLRIELVMREQLSTVGRPAPPTAVATTRVTLGRCENGKPWTLQLSGRHTLTVGCSGAGKGSVFWGIAGGLGPAVAADVVRLVGIDLKYGIELSVGSGLFTKIATTEADAVETLAALEKLMNRRGNAMAGRTREHSPTKASPLVVLLIDELAGVTAYMSDPALRKAAAASLSRILTKGRALGIVVVAFLQDPRKEVLPMRGLFTQTTALRLRSRDEVAMVLGDGMADAAPAHRISPDRPGTGYAVAEDGHVTKVRADFWSDEQIRSTAKQYGRSRTTGGQRNE, translated from the coding sequence ATGAATCCGGACCCGTTCGCACCGGTCGATCCCGACACCTCACTGAGGTTCGACCACCTGCTGCACCTGCTGACCAACCTCGCCCTGTGTGTGACTGCCGTCGTGGTCATCACCAGCGCCGTTCTGATCTTCTGGCGACTGCGCTCACCGGAGACGTACGAGGAACGGTTCGCGACGCCTGCCCGGCTCCTGCGCTGGCGGCTCTGGGCACACTTCTCCTGGCAGAAACTCTGCAAGCGCTGCGGCTTGTCCGCCTCCGAACAGGTGACGCGCCGCGACAACGAAGGCCACCAGATCACGTCGACACGCTGGTTTCATCCAAAGCTGTTGGGAACAGACGTGTCTCGCACCACCCTGCGCCTGACGGTGCGAGCACGGATGGGACAGACCGTCGAAGACCTGGAGCGGGCCGTTCCAGCGATCCGCGACGCTGCGGGCGCTCACTCCGCGCGGTCGGTTGTCGTCGCCCCCGGCACGCTTCGGATCGAGCTGGTCATGCGGGAACAGCTGTCGACAGTGGGTCGCCCGGCTCCTCCGACCGCAGTGGCGACAACACGAGTCACGCTCGGGCGATGCGAGAACGGAAAACCATGGACCTTGCAATTGAGCGGGCGGCACACCCTCACCGTGGGCTGCTCGGGCGCAGGCAAGGGATCCGTTTTCTGGGGCATCGCTGGTGGGCTCGGCCCGGCTGTTGCAGCCGATGTGGTGCGGCTGGTGGGAATCGACCTGAAGTACGGCATCGAGTTGTCGGTCGGATCCGGTCTGTTTACCAAGATCGCCACCACGGAAGCCGATGCCGTGGAAACCCTTGCCGCGCTGGAGAAGCTGATGAACAGGCGTGGCAACGCGATGGCCGGTCGTACACGCGAACACAGTCCGACCAAGGCATCACCCCTCGTGGTGCTTCTGATCGACGAGCTGGCCGGAGTGACCGCATACATGAGCGATCCGGCGCTGCGCAAAGCAGCCGCCGCCTCGTTGTCGCGGATTCTCACCAAAGGCCGTGCGCTGGGAATCGTGGTGGTGGCGTTTCTGCAAGACCCGCGCAAAGAAGTCCTGCCGATGCGGGGACTGTTCACCCAGACCACCGCGCTGCGACTGCGTTCCCGAGACGAAGTCGCGATGGTCCTCGGTGATGGGATGGCCGATGCCGCACCCGCACATCGGATCAGCCCCGACCGGCCAGGTACCGGATACGCCGTCGCCGAGGACGGGCACGTGACCAAGGTACGAGCCGACTTCTGGTCCGACGAGCAAATCCGCTCCACTGCAAAGCAATACGGAAGGTCGCGGACTACCGGAGGGCAGCGCAATGAATGA
- a CDS encoding helix-turn-helix transcriptional regulator, with protein sequence MVTHGLREALVAAGNFPELLTAEQVSALLGVSAATLNRWAAIREATGEQIGPPCYTLSERVRRWDCAEVRSWLKQVRR encoded by the coding sequence ATGGTCACTCACGGCCTCCGGGAAGCTCTCGTCGCCGCAGGCAACTTCCCTGAGTTGCTGACCGCAGAGCAAGTGTCAGCGCTGCTCGGCGTCTCGGCCGCGACGCTCAATCGCTGGGCAGCGATCCGCGAAGCGACCGGCGAACAGATCGGCCCACCCTGCTACACGCTGTCAGAGCGGGTACGCCGCTGGGACTGCGCCGAAGTCCGGTCCTGGCTGAAGCAGGTGCGTCGCTAA